GAGGAGCTGCTTGCCGGCGTAGAACATCACAATAAACGGGATGAGCTGCCAGCCGACCTCGAAAATGAACGCGAACCAACCGTCGATGGTGCCGAGTGGATGCCACCGAGCAGTTGCCGTCGCACTCACATACGCGGGGTTGTGCCCGAGCCACGAGCCTGGGTGGTACCGAGCCGTGTAGATACCCGGCTCGTCGATCGTCACGATCGCCACCCCGGAGGCGTTGGTCTCGACGCGTTGCTCCGCGACGGTGATGTAGCCGTTGCGAGTGTTCCCGCCGATTGGATATCGTCGGTCGGGATCGCTGAGCACGATTGGTGCGCTGGTATCGTTGTCCCGGAGTTCGATGCGGAGTGTGGCTTGGCTTTCGTTCTGCTGGAGAACCTCAACAGTCAGATTACTGCGCCGGAGTTGCCGCTCAGAGCCAGCGTCAGGTGCCACAATCGAGGCGTTCACACCCCGCACGATTCCCGCTACCTGGAGCGCGTCGCGGTCGACTGTCTCGGCACGAACTGCGACGCCGTACGTCGTCGTGTACGACTGGTTGACGATGTCGATGTTGATGTTCTCGCCGAGAGTGCCGACCGGAGACGGTCGGTCAGTGCCCCAGGTGTCGATAATCTCTGGGCCATCGCGAACTGGTTCAGCCCTCGGGCCGATTCGCGACGGGTACGCGTGAACATAGACCGGAATCGCATCCGACTCGACGGTGGCGCTGTCGGTCCGATTCGACCGGACGAGCGTATCCCAGTTGGTGTTCCGAGCCGTGTAGAACCGCCAGACGCCTCGAACCCGTGCCTCACCGTCCTTGGTGAGGGTGTACCCCTGCCACGGCCGCGACTGGAAGATGGCCACGCCGGCGTCGCCGTTCGGGTACTCGGCGTAGTAGGGGTACGCCGAGAGATCGTAAATCTCGACGGCAATCGAATCGGAGACGTTGCGTGACTCCGTCCGGTAGGTGACGTCGACGTCCGTCCGGTCACCCAGGTCGGTCCTGACGGTCTTCTTCAGACGAACGCTGATCTCTGCTTCTAGCGTGAGATTCGCGCTCCAGTCGTCCTCGATCTGGTAGTCGAGGGCAGGCGTATGGGACCCGTCACGCTCGGCGATGGTCTCGCTGTTCTTCTTCAATCGGACCTCGTCGATCTCGTGCTCGGTGAGCGACCACGAGATAGTCGTGTTGCCGGAGGAACTCCCGTTGGGCACGCGAACCCGGTAATCAACGAATCCGCGCATCGTCCCATTCGGCGCGATGTACAACGGTGTCTCTCCGGACTCCAGATGCCCTCGGGTAGAGGGTTGGACCGCGAAGATGGTGGCGTGGGCATCCTCGATGAAGACACCGTCCTCAAGGTCCGCGTGCGGCGGATGCATGGACGTATCTGCCCCGCCAGCGTCGAGGTCTTCGAAGTCGTTCCGCGTCCACGTTGCCGCAGTCTCCGGCGGCCGTTTGAACGTGATATCCGTCCCGTTTGCTACTTGATGAACAGCGGACCGGTCCTCGCCGTATCGCTGCTGGTACTCCTCCTGGCTGATGTAGTTGTCCGCGTCGCGAGACCACAGCGTCGCTGATTCATTCGCAGTGAGTCCATTCCCCTCCGTGCCTGGCCGTGGTGGGCTTGCAGTAACGAGACCCGTGACTAGGCTCGTCACGAACAGGGCGGCCATAAGCACGGAGAGCTCTCGTTGTTTCATGGGGGCTTGCGACGGGGGCGGTAGTCGCCTACCAGGGGGCGAGGTCGACGCACTGCGCCAGCGGGAGGTTCATCATCGACCCGGCAACGGTGTAGAGTGGTCCAAGGGCGACGAGAACGACCGTAGACTTCATCGCCGACCGCTTGTGACGCTTGAGACCCTTCTTCTGCTCGGGCGTGATAGTGAACATCTCGATGAGGGAGTCGGCCTGCCACACGACCGCGAGGCCGACAATACCCAGCGCCGTGGTAAGCTGGAAGAAGCCCTCGATCATGCTGGGGAGGTTGTCTGCGCTACAGACGGCGTTCGTCTGTGCGGCGGCGGGTTCCACAGCGAACAGACTCAGGACGACGACGATGAACACAGCTTGCTTGGGAAGCCTACTCGATGCTGTCGGCTGACTTTCGGCGCGATTCGGGGCCGTCTCGGAGGGCGTATTGTCCTGTGACATAGCGGGTTACTCCTCTGCGTCGTCGACGAGTGCTTTCAGATCAGCGTAGCGGTTGGTCTCGTCGACGATCTCGTCTTTCGTGTAGCCCTGTTCGCGGGCCCGTTCGAAGAGATCTCGAAGCTCGTCGGGGTCGACGTCACGAAGCTCCATCTCGTCTCGGAGGGCGCGCCGATAGAGGGCGGAACCGTTGATATGGCTGTTCCACGTCAGATACAGATCATCGATGTCTTCGATGGTGACTGCCCGTGTGATCATATGTGCGGGGTGGGTATGCACCGGTTGAGCCCCGGTCCATGGTGGTGCGATAGCTAGAAGATCGGTATATGCTTTCTGGCTACCAACTGGCGCAAAATTCTAAAGTAAATTATAATCGGAGAGCTCGTTCACCTTGCAAGGAGACTATTAACCAACAATGGGGTTAGCTGCGGTTGACTGTTGGTTAAGGTTGGTATGGCACTCTACTCGAGTTCCACGACGTCTCCACGCCCGTTGTCGAGGATTTCTCGCACCTCGGCCAAGAACTCTTGACCTTCCTCGTGGAGCCTTGTGCCTTCATCGAGGTCACACTCGTCCGCATCGAGCTGCTCAATGATTTCCTCGACACGGCTCAGCCGATCGTGGATCTCTTGGTCGTTTGCCACGCTCAGATCACCCCCAGCCACAGTCCGGTAATGACCAACAACAGCAACAGCAGCACAGCGATTGCGGCCTTGTAGTAGATCGGCGGAACCCCCTCAGGTGCGGCCGCCTCGTCGACTGCTTCGACGAGTTCCTGTTCGTGTTCGTGCTCCTGCTGGAAAGTTTCGTACGCAGCCTCGAGTTGCTGCTCCAGCGGTTCGACCTCACTCGCAAGGAACTCCTCGCGAGAACTCACGATATACTCGCCGGCGGCCGTCGGCGTGATCGTCGCGACATCCGCCACCTGATCAGCGATTAGCTGGTCATCAGTGTGCCCAATTGCGGTGATGATCGGCGTGTTCGCGGTGAAGATCGCCTCCGCGACCCGCTCGGTGTTGAAGGCTTGGAGGTTCGAATCACTCCCGCCGCCGCGACCGACGATGATCGCGTCGACGTCCTCGGAGCGGTCGAGGTGGTGGATGCCGTTCGCGATGGACGTCGGCGCCTCCGATCCCTGGACAGTCGCGTCCTTCACCAGGATATCGGCGGTGGGGTCCTGCTCGTGGATCGCGTTCTGGATGTCGTACTGGGCGTCCCCCCGGAGAGAAGTGACGACGCCGACCCGCTCCGGGAACGCCGGTGGTTGTTGTTTCTGCTCGTCGTCGAACCAGCCACGCTCTTCGAGTTCGCTTCGCAGTCGCTCGACTGCGGCCGCCTGGTCGCCGTCGCCGACGACGATCACTTCCCACGGTTTGAGGTCGATTTTCCCACCTTCGACCCAGTAGTCGATATCGCCCTCGAGGATGACCTCGGTGCCGTCTTCGAGCTCGGCGTCCATATCCCGGTAGCGGTTCGCCCAAATCATACAGGGGAGTTCAGCGTCGCCGTCGGTGAGCGTGAAGTAGAGCGCCGTACTGTTCTGGTGGAGGTCAGTGACTTCGCCAATACCGCGGACACCGTTGAGGGCAGGCATCTCCTCGACGATAGATGCAATCCGGTCGTTCAGCTGTGACACGGTGAGGACCTCTCTCGCATCGGGTTCGACCGCCTGCCGTTCGGTTTCCGGTGCGTCCGCCATCTCCGTCTACTAACTCTTGCCAGGAACCTCAAAAAGCTACGTTCGAGTGATGGGTCGGCTGTGTTACGCAGGCCTACAGGTCGCGGGGCTGAACCGTCTTCCGATCGTTGGCCTCAGCACGCTCTGCGGCGTCGTCGAGCAGTTCGGCGACCTCTTCGTTGAGGCCGTCGTAGAAATCTGCCGACACGTTGTGCTTCGACAGTGCATCCTTCACAGCTGCTTTGACGATCAGGTCAGACATTCCATCCTGGAGTTATCTTGTTCAGCATATAAACGTTGAAGAACTACGGTGTTACTGACGAAAGAGGGAGCGTATAAGTGTTGTCGAAAGGCGATCGGCGTTCCGCATCAGTACCGTCCCTATGATACTCGTTAGGAGAACGTACCCAACGGTGAACGCCGGGATCGTCTCTCGAAGCGCAGAGGTGGTACCTGCTGTTACGAGGAACGCAGCGATGACGAGCGAGAACTCGCCGCGGGGCGCTAATGCACACCCAACCCGTACTGACCGATGACGATCCAATCCGTACGCCCGTCCAGCGAAGAACCCACTTACGAGCTGTCCGCTTGTGGTAACAACGACTGCGACGAGAACGAATCCAAGTGTTGCCATCAACAATGCCGGGTTCGTCTGTAATCCGATCACGAAAAAGAACATCGCGGCGAAGAGATCCCGAGTGGGCGCGATGAGCCGTTCAATTCTATCTGTGTGTCTCGTTCGGCCGAAAGCAGTCCCAACGAGAAACGCAGCAACAGCTTCACTGACCCCCACCATGAGCCCGGCACCGGCGACAATAGCTCCAACACCGAGGACACCGATGACGAAGATTTCGGTTGAGCCCACGCCGAAGAGCCGTTCGAGGATTCCTGCTCCGTAATACGCTGCGCCAAGCAGGAGGAGCAGAAACAGTATCGATTGACCGATGGAGAGAACAACGGTTGATGCATCCGTGCCACCAACTAAGAACACAGAGAGAAGAGCGAATCCGAGAGCAGTCAGGATATCCTCGATAACAATAACACCGAGAATCGCCTGACTCTCCGGATCTACGATCCACCCGAGATCGATGAGCGATTTCGCGATGATGACCGTCGAAGAGTTGAAGACGATCAGGGCGATGAACCCTGCTTCTAGCCAGGTAAACCCGAATGCGAGCCCGAGAGCGATACCGAGTGGGAGACTAATCCCGATATCGACGGCACCGGCACGCAGGAATCTAATGCGGTTCGTGAAGAGCTGTTCGAGGCTCAGTTCGAGGCCCACGAAAAACAGAAGCAAGACGACACCCAGGTCAGCCAGCAGTCTCACGATATCTGGACTGTCTATGAGAGTCAACGAGATACCGCCGAGCGACGGTGCGTATGGACCAATGAGAATTCCGACGATGATGTACGCAGGAATAACAGACTGCTTGTATCGAAGTGCCAGCGCTCCTGCCCCCGCGAGCAACAGGAGGAGGACACCGGCCGTAAAGAGAAGATTGAACTCGACCACAGTGGGCTACCTGACTTCGGGAGAGATGAAAGGCGTTGTCTCTCTTGCCGGCTCGCTCGACAGCTACGCTGTTAGGAGTTCATCGAGGGCGTCGTATGCCTCATCAGTCCCGACCACAACGAGCATATCTCCGGCCTGAATGTCGGTGTCCGGGTCTGGATTCGATATTGTCCGGTCACCGCGCTGGATTGCGAGAATCGAGACTCCTGTGCGACTTCGGAGCTGTGTCTGGCGAATGGGCTGATTTGCAATTGGCGATGTTTGCCCGACTTCGATCCACTTGATGCGAGCATCTTCAAAGGCGTCCTCGAGGCCTTCCCCGACCGGATGGAAATATGTCCCATCGAATATCTCCGCGATTTTTCGGGCCTGTGACTCGGTCGCTTCGAACAGTTGCTCACTGTCACCATCGGCGTCTTCTCGCCAGTAGGTCTCCCGACGGCCGTTGTTATGCACCACGATGACGAACTCACCACCGGTCGGGAACGATAGAGTATAGCGACGACCGACGCCTGGAAGCTGGGTTTCGAAGACCTTCATTGAGCGGGTATTCGCAGGAGATACATATTGGCCTTCGGGTCAGTGATACGAGCACTTTTCTCGCATCTATCCGAACCACCGAGTGTGTATGGGTACTCGCCGAACACCGCCGACTATCTGCCCGGACTGTGGGGCCGAGGATTCGTACCGGCCACGGTATACAACGGGAGGAGGCTGGCGGGTCTCACACTATCGATGTCTCCGCTGTGGTCGAGAATTCTATCCCCATCGTGAGTAGTCGATATCTCAGTCAGGAAGGCACCTCCATAGTTTTGCCGTCGCTCTGCTAAGTGAGGAGCTATGAACGTCCTCATCCCGGTCCGTTTCCCTCTTACCGACCGGAACAAGCGTGCGCTGGAACGTGCACTCTCGCTTATCGATGACGATCCCATGGCGTTGGTGACAGTCCTACATCTGAATTCGCATCCGGACGATGAACGCGTGACTCGTCGTGATCTCAGGACTGTCGTTGAGCGTGAGTATGGAGACGTTCGGGCTGACTACATTACTCGTGATGGCTTTCTCATTGAAGAGGCAGTCCTGGAAGAAGCGAGTCGTGAAGAGATTACCCACGTAGTCATTAGCGAAGCGCGCCGCAGGAAGTGGGTCGATTCACTGCTCGAACTGCTTGATGTCAGTGTGGATATCGAGAGCTATCTCCGAGCGAATTTGGATATCGAACTCGTCGTGGTACCCTGAGTAACGCCATCGAGTTTAGTCTTTAAATTACGTCTCTGCATATCAGTCAGTACTTCATGTCCCTGTACTCGCGGTGGAGTCAGTACGGAGCTCGGCTTACAGTTATACTCACACTCGCGGTAGCGCTCCTCTCAGTCCTCACAGGTATCGCAAATATCGGAGCACAGAGTGTCGTTGGGCCACTTGCAGAGTTCATCCCACCAGCGATTCAACGCACTGCGGGGTTTACGGGCGCGCTCACTGGTTTTCTCATTCTCATCAGTGCGTTCGGGCTGCGTCGAGGGCTCCGTGTTGCTTGGTACTCGACTGTCGTACTGCTTCCGATCACCGCGCTCCAGGGATTGATGCAGTCCAGTCCCCTGTCGTTCCCGCTAATTGTCCTCTCACTCCTCGCTCTTCCAAATGTTCTGGCGAACCGACGTCACTTCGACCGCGAACTCTCGTTTTCGATATCACAACTGACGGCTTTGGCCGCGATTGTCGGTGCACAGATCTACGGGACGGTCGGGACCTATGCACTCCGAGACGAATTTGCAAATATCACCACGCTGGTTGATGCGTTCTACTACACGCTGGTGACTGCCAGCACCGTCGGGTACGGGGATGCTGCACCGACGACCCAGAGTGCCCGCCTCTTCGGGATGTCGGTTATCGTGATCGGGACCACGAGCTTCGCACTCGCACTCGGGACGGTCCTAGGCCCTGCAATTGAAGCCCGTCTATCCCGTGCACTCGGACGAATGACGGACTCACAGCTCGAACTCCTCAGCAATCACATCCTCATTCTCGGATATGGCGACCTCACCGAGGCAATCCTCGAGGAGTTCTCGCAGGATATTCGAGACGGAACCGAGATTCTCGTGATAACGCCAGACAGCGATAACGCACAACACCTCGCTGAGCGGGATTTCAACGTGCTGACTGGCGACCCCAGCGATGAGGAAACCCTTCGGAAAGCGCATATCGAGGAAGCTCGAGCGATACTCGTCGCGACGAACAACGATGCTGAAGACGCGCTCTCCGTCCTTACCGCGCGAGATTTGAACACCGAGGGTTACATTGTTGCTGCAGCGACGAACCGTGAGAATATCGGGAAGCTAAAACGGGCAGGGGCAGACACCGTCATCAGTCCGCAGAGTATTGCGGGCGAAATCCTCGTCCGATCGGCGTTGAATCGGCAGAGTATGGACGAGATGGACGAGTTAACGACAGAGTTTCTCGACGAATAGCACAATCCTGTCCAAGATACATACGGACCGCTCATCGATACTCTTGTTCGATGTTACAAGCTGTTTTAAACACGGGATGTGAATTCGGTCTCGATAAGCGGAGTCTCAACCAGATATGGAACCGCCCCGGTCAAGAGTCGTTGAGATCGCAACCCTCCTCGAGAGATATCTCGCGCTCTCCGTCTATATCGGCGTTCGAGGAATGATATTTTTTGGGAGCTGGTTTATTCTGTATACCATTATTGGACTATTTGTAAAAATGTCTGGGTGGTTCGACCCACCGTATCCTCCATTATCACTGGAATCTGACCCATTCTTCGTCATCGGAGGCGCAATTGTGGGGTTATTCGTCGTTCAGAGTGCTGGTTCGTTCTTGCTGTATCATTTCCTCGTTGGGGTCGAGGACGAGAAGTCAGAGTTCGCAGTCCTGATGGGATTCATCAGTCTTGGATTCGGTGGCGCACTGCTTCGAGTGACCCTCCCTCCTGCGCTTCGAATGGTCTCAAGCATAGTATAATCCGGAATTAATTCGTATCCTCACCAATTGACGGTGAGGACCTGACTGGTATCAGACCACAACGTCTTTTCTCGGAGAAGTCGGAGGACCTACCAGTCATCTAATTGGACAGCCAAACTGTATTGGACTCCTGGCTTGAGCACTATGTTGGGACTCAAGAACGATTCCGTATGCTGCTCGGCAACGATGAGTGCTCTCTTCGCGGGTCAACCGAGGTGGGAACCCAATTCTCCAGTTCCTTTGCATACCAGGCCAGTGATCCTATCTCGTTCTGAGCCGTAGGAGTTGTTGAACTCTGTCACTCTCTGACACTTCATGCGTCTGGGACTTACGGAGATTCTCATAGGGCCATCCGACTTGATCACAGTATCGCCAGTCGCGTTGTCGGGGTATTGTCGCGTGGACTCTCGTTCTGGTCGCCGTAGGATGCAGTATTTACTTATTTATAACTGGCATACAGCCACGCTAGTATGGCCGATGATTCAATTTCGTCTTCTACTCAGGCAGGGGGTGGGCAAAGCGTAACCGAAGAACTCAATCCGGAAATCGGGCTCCTCGGCGCGCTGGCGATCGGCGTGGGGACGATGATTGCCGCTGGCATTTTCGTTCTGTCCGGCCTCGCCGTCGAAAAGGTCGGTGCCGTCGCTATCCTCTCGTTTCTTATCGCTGCGATAGTCGCCGCGTTCACCGCCGCCGCCTACGCCGAATTCTCCTCCATCTACCAGGAGAGTGGGGGCGGATACATGTACACCGCTAACACCTTCGACAACAATCTCACCTACATCATGGGATGGACGATGATTCTCGGCTATCCCGCGAGCGCCGCCTTCTACCTCGCTGCGTTCTCTGACTGGTTCTACCGGTTCATCTATCCCGCTCTGAGCATCCCCGAGGCAATTCCGTTCTGGGTCCCGGGAATCGTCATTCTCTCTTTGCTTGTGCTCGTCAATATGCGCGGCACAGAGGAATCCAACCAGTTCCAGATCATCGTCACCGGCCTGAAGGTCGCGCTGTTGCTGTTGTTTCTCTACGGTGGATTACAGGCGCTGGATCCGGCGGTCATCCAACAGTCAGTCACAGAGAACATTAGCGAGTTCGCCAACATCGGCCTGACCAGTGCCCTCGTGTTCATCACGTTCTTCGGCTTCTCCGCGATCGCCACCAACGCCGAGGAAATCAAAGACCCTGGTGACACTATCCCGAAAGCGATCTATCTCAGCATGGGGATTGTGACGGTCATCTACACGCTGGTCGTGCTGGTGATCGTCATCGCCGTCAACAGTGATGCCTTCGTTCAATTCCTCGCAGCGAATGTTGATCTCGGTGGCGTGGACGCCGCCGAATACATCGCTACCCATGGAGAGGTATCGATGGGGTACGCGGCTCGGTTCTTCCTCGGATTGCCCTACAACGCCGGGTTCTACGTGATTATCGTCGGGGCACTGTTCTCGATGCTGTCGGCTGCAAATGCGACGATCATGGCCGGGTCGCGCGTGAAACTGGCAATGAGTCGCCGGAACCACCTGCCACGAAGCCTCGAGGCGATTCATCCGAACTGGGGGACGCCGTACAAGACGGTGCTCATGACTGGGGGACTCATCTTCCTGTATATCTTCGTGTTCGCGGTGTTGTTCGGCGAGACCGGTGGCTCCCGCCCGCTGTTCGGTATACACCTCGGGATCGAGGGGCTCGCACAGTTCGCTAATTTCCTGTTGATCACTGGTCTCACGGTCGTCAACGTCGCGTTAGTCGTCAACCGTCGCAAGTATCCTGACATCAACCGTGGCTTCCGGGTCCCGCTGGTCCCGATCATCCCGGCGATTGCCGTCCTCGCTAACCTCGTGCTCATCGGAACCATCGTCACCGATACGGTCGGACAGTACGCCGTCGCACTCGGGGTTCTAGCGGAGGTTATCGGCGTGGGAATCTGGTTCGCCTGGAAGAGTCGGACACCGTCAGTCGAACAACTCGAGGAGGAGACACCGACGGCTGTCGCCGAATATACGGCTCCTGGTAACGGCTATCAGATTGTCGTCCCGATTGCGAATCCACGGAATGCACCCCAGTTAATGCGAACTGCGACGACACTCGCCAATGAAAACGACGGCGAAGTGCTCGTCATGAGTGCGGTCACTGTTCCCAACCAGACGCCGCTCTCGCGTGGACGTGAACGGACCGGCGAGAAGCGTGCCGTCCTCGACCAAGCGATGGATATCGCCGAGGAGGAGGGAGTTCCCGTCAGCGGGACGATCAGGATTGGCCACCACGCCGCCGACGCCATCATCAACACGGTCGCCCAGCACGGCAGCGACGCCGTCCTCGTCGGATGGGGTGGCGACCGGTCGAGCGATAGTGACGTCGTACTCGGCTCTGTCGTCGATCGTGTTGTCGCCGAAGCCGACTGTGACGTCTTCGTCGAGCGGATCGGGATAGAAGCCGACGGCGATCTCGATTCGATCCTGTTACCGACGGCGGGTGGCCCACACGCCGAACTGGCAGCCGAAACGGCCGCCGCGCTCGCCCGCGGAACTGGCGCGACAGTGACGTCCGCCTACGTCATCGACCCCGACGCGTCCGACGCGGAATACGAGCGGGCACGCTCGTTGCTCGCTTCGGCGACCGAGGCGTTCGAAACCGGTGGAGCATTCGAGACAACCCTCCTAGAAGGAGAAGACGTGGTGGCGACCTTGGTTGAGGCGAGTGCAGATCACGACCTCACCATCATCGGCGCGACGCGGGAAGGCGCGTTCCAGCGGTTCCTGTTCGGCACGATTCCGGAAACGGTCGCCATGCGAGCGTCTAACACGGTCATCATGGCCAAGCGGAACCTAGACGTGCGGTCGCGACTTCAACAGTCGATCGACATATTACGCGAGCGTCTGACTGGGCAGTCAAACACGATGGAGCAAGGTGGGGAGGAATAAATGTCCGAGCCGGATGCGGATCCGTTGCGCGTAGAGTACACGACAGTTGGTGAACTCATTGACTTCATCATATATGCGATCGAGGATATTAGTCTCGAATTCGAGAGGTGGGGCGAAGAGCACGTTCGGGGACCGGGGTTGTACTTCGTGGTCGTGGCAGGGGTGCATTCTGGCGCGTATGCGGACCCACTGGGCGAGAACGTCTGGCCGACCGAGACCTGTCGGGTCGTCACGGAGAATCTCGACGGATTCGTCCAGGCAGCGCGAACGGTCGGCCATTCACGCGACGGCGCGGTTGTCGTCAGTACGGACGGAACGGTCCAAGAGCAGATGGTCCGGATCAAAAGTCCGAATTCCGACGAAGCGGAGGCGGCAGACACCTCGATCGACTACGGTGACTGGATGGGAACGAAGCACTTGAGCGCAATCGAGGTGTCTGTCCGTGAAGAAGTGGTCGCGGCTGTGACGCTCAGTGAGGAAGACGGTCGTATGACACTCTTTGAGGACGGGGATTACAACGATTATCAGCGCGATGAGTTAGGTGGTGAGTGGCGTCCTTCGGGTTGATTCAGACTCTTCAAGAACATCCTTCCTTAGAAGATTCGACCCGGAATGTCGAGAACGACTTTTTTGTAGGGTTCGCCCTTTAGTCACGTCTAATGAGTACATTGAGGGAGAACCAATGCGTGTAATCGTAGTTGGGGCTGGTGAAGTCGGTTCCAATATCGCAGTCAGTCTCGCCGAGAGCCACGACGTCATCGTTATCGATGTTGACCCCGAGAAAGTTGATGAACTCACCTATTCGAACGACATCTTAGCGATAGAGGGTGACGGGACCTCGCTGGAGACACTCGAAAACGCTGGCATCGCCGAAGCAGACATGCTCATCGCCAGTACAGACGACGATGAGACGAACCTCGTCACCTGTGGAACCGCGAAAACAGTTGGTGGCGTCTTTACTATTGCCAGGACTCGAAATACGAACTTCTTCAAGACTTGGACAAAGTCGGAGGATGCATTCGGCGTCGACTTCATGGTCTCGACGAATCTCCTCACGGCGAATGATATCGTCCGCGTCGTCGGGCTCCCAGCAGCAATCGACGTCGACCCGTTCGCTGGCGGACTCGTCCAGATGGCCGAGTTCGAGGTGACAGCAGAAAGTGAAATCGCGGGACAGACCGTCGAAGAGGCGGATAAATTCGAGGCGCTCACGTTCGCTGCACTTGTTCAGGATGGCGACGTCGTAATCGCTCGTGGGCAGACGCGTATCGAAGCTGGGAACAGGGTGATCGTCATCGGCAGTCCAGAGAGTGTCCAATCCTTTTCGAGAACGGTTGCCTCACCTGAATCTTCAGATGAGGCCCGCGATATTGTCGTCGTTGGTGGGAGCGACATCGGATATCACACGGCTAAGCTACTCGAAGAGCGTGGTATCGAACCTCGTCTAATCGAACAAGATGCGGACCGTGGTCGGGAACTCGCCGAAGACCTCCCCGGAACAATCGTGTTGGAACACGATGCGACAGATACAGATTTCCTCGTCGGGGAACAGATCGATCGAGCGGACGCAGTCATCGCAGCGACCGACAGCGACGAAAAGAACCTCCTCGTCTCGCTGCTCGCCCAGAATATTGGAGTTCAACGAACAGTCGCCGTTGTCGA
Above is a window of Halorussus vallis DNA encoding:
- the xseB gene encoding exodeoxyribonuclease VII small subunit; amino-acid sequence: MANDQEIHDRLSRVEEIIEQLDADECDLDEGTRLHEEGQEFLAEVREILDNGRGDVVELE
- the xseA gene encoding exodeoxyribonuclease VII large subunit; its protein translation is MADAPETERQAVEPDAREVLTVSQLNDRIASIVEEMPALNGVRGIGEVTDLHQNSTALYFTLTDGDAELPCMIWANRYRDMDAELEDGTEVILEGDIDYWVEGGKIDLKPWEVIVVGDGDQAAAVERLRSELEERGWFDDEQKQQPPAFPERVGVVTSLRGDAQYDIQNAIHEQDPTADILVKDATVQGSEAPTSIANGIHHLDRSEDVDAIIVGRGGGSDSNLQAFNTERVAEAIFTANTPIITAIGHTDDQLIADQVADVATITPTAAGEYIVSSREEFLASEVEPLEQQLEAAYETFQQEHEHEQELVEAVDEAAAPEGVPPIYYKAAIAVLLLLLLVITGLWLGVI
- a CDS encoding DUF1931 domain-containing protein, with the protein product MSDLIVKAAVKDALSKHNVSADFYDGLNEEVAELLDDAAERAEANDRKTVQPRDL
- a CDS encoding cation:proton antiporter; this translates as MVEFNLLFTAGVLLLLLAGAGALALRYKQSVIPAYIIVGILIGPYAPSLGGISLTLIDSPDIVRLLADLGVVLLLFFVGLELSLEQLFTNRIRFLRAGAVDIGISLPLGIALGLAFGFTWLEAGFIALIVFNSSTVIIAKSLIDLGWIVDPESQAILGVIVIEDILTALGFALLSVFLVGGTDASTVVLSIGQSILFLLLLLGAAYYGAGILERLFGVGSTEIFVIGVLGVGAIVAGAGLMVGVSEAVAAFLVGTAFGRTRHTDRIERLIAPTRDLFAAMFFFVIGLQTNPALLMATLGFVLVAVVVTTSGQLVSGFFAGRAYGLDRHRSVRVGCALAPRGEFSLVIAAFLVTAGTTSALRETIPAFTVGYVLLTSIIGTVLMRNADRLSTTLIRSLFRQ
- a CDS encoding cation:proton antiporter regulatory subunit, coding for MKVFETQLPGVGRRYTLSFPTGGEFVIVVHNNGRRETYWREDADGDSEQLFEATESQARKIAEIFDGTYFHPVGEGLEDAFEDARIKWIEVGQTSPIANQPIRQTQLRSRTGVSILAIQRGDRTISNPDPDTDIQAGDMLVVVGTDEAYDALDELLTA
- a CDS encoding universal stress protein, with the protein product MNVLIPVRFPLTDRNKRALERALSLIDDDPMALVTVLHLNSHPDDERVTRRDLRTVVEREYGDVRADYITRDGFLIEEAVLEEASREEITHVVISEARRRKWVDSLLELLDVSVDIESYLRANLDIELVVVP
- a CDS encoding NAD-binding protein; the protein is MSLYSRWSQYGARLTVILTLAVALLSVLTGIANIGAQSVVGPLAEFIPPAIQRTAGFTGALTGFLILISAFGLRRGLRVAWYSTVVLLPITALQGLMQSSPLSFPLIVLSLLALPNVLANRRHFDRELSFSISQLTALAAIVGAQIYGTVGTYALRDEFANITTLVDAFYYTLVTASTVGYGDAAPTTQSARLFGMSVIVIGTTSFALALGTVLGPAIEARLSRALGRMTDSQLELLSNHILILGYGDLTEAILEEFSQDIRDGTEILVITPDSDNAQHLAERDFNVLTGDPSDEETLRKAHIEEARAILVATNNDAEDALSVLTARDLNTEGYIVAAATNRENIGKLKRAGADTVISPQSIAGEILVRSALNRQSMDEMDELTTEFLDE
- a CDS encoding amino acid permease, with the translated sequence MADDSISSSTQAGGGQSVTEELNPEIGLLGALAIGVGTMIAAGIFVLSGLAVEKVGAVAILSFLIAAIVAAFTAAAYAEFSSIYQESGGGYMYTANTFDNNLTYIMGWTMILGYPASAAFYLAAFSDWFYRFIYPALSIPEAIPFWVPGIVILSLLVLVNMRGTEESNQFQIIVTGLKVALLLLFLYGGLQALDPAVIQQSVTENISEFANIGLTSALVFITFFGFSAIATNAEEIKDPGDTIPKAIYLSMGIVTVIYTLVVLVIVIAVNSDAFVQFLAANVDLGGVDAAEYIATHGEVSMGYAARFFLGLPYNAGFYVIIVGALFSMLSAANATIMAGSRVKLAMSRRNHLPRSLEAIHPNWGTPYKTVLMTGGLIFLYIFVFAVLFGETGGSRPLFGIHLGIEGLAQFANFLLITGLTVVNVALVVNRRKYPDINRGFRVPLVPIIPAIAVLANLVLIGTIVTDTVGQYAVALGVLAEVIGVGIWFAWKSRTPSVEQLEEETPTAVAEYTAPGNGYQIVVPIANPRNAPQLMRTATTLANENDGEVLVMSAVTVPNQTPLSRGRERTGEKRAVLDQAMDIAEEEGVPVSGTIRIGHHAADAIINTVAQHGSDAVLVGWGGDRSSDSDVVLGSVVDRVVAEADCDVFVERIGIEADGDLDSILLPTAGGPHAELAAETAAALARGTGATVTSAYVIDPDASDAEYERARSLLASATEAFETGGAFETTLLEGEDVVATLVEASADHDLTIIGATREGAFQRFLFGTIPETVAMRASNTVIMAKRNLDVRSRLQQSIDILRERLTGQSNTMEQGGEE
- a CDS encoding diadenylate cyclase; this encodes MSEPDADPLRVEYTTVGELIDFIIYAIEDISLEFERWGEEHVRGPGLYFVVVAGVHSGAYADPLGENVWPTETCRVVTENLDGFVQAARTVGHSRDGAVVVSTDGTVQEQMVRIKSPNSDEAEAADTSIDYGDWMGTKHLSAIEVSVREEVVAAVTLSEEDGRMTLFEDGDYNDYQRDELGGEWRPSG